A window from Streptomyces sp. NBC_00335 encodes these proteins:
- a CDS encoding enoyl-CoA hydratase-related protein gives MHVLLVASAFNSLTQRVHAELRDRGHSVAVELALPQADLAASVRHHRPELIVAPMLTSAVPEEVWSAHTCLIVHPGPVGDRGPSSLDRGVLDGVPRWGVTVLQANAEMDAGDVWASVECPGPDPDGSKSTWYRGEVADAALEAVLLAVDRYAGGTYVPEPQTEGLARPLLRQEHRRIDWQRDGTERVLRTLRAADSRPGVRDELLGGAWYLHGGHPEDRLRGRPGELLATRAGAICRATVDGAVWIPELRAHRSPGQPAAPKLPAALALGDLLPELPELPEPAAPAEAGRGPRPRTWSDIGYHEEGGAGFLSFSFPGGAMSTAHCRRLLAAYRAACARPTSVLVLGGGRDFFSNGIHLGVIEAAADPAEESWANINAMDDLVEAVLTTTDRLVISALGGNAAAGGAVLALAADEVWCRSGVVLNPHYRLMGLYGSEFWTYTLPRRIGSAGAEHLTAQALPLSAGAARRLGLVDRTVACPPAQFADRASALAARLAGHPATASRIAVKKARRELDEERRPLASYRAAELERMRRTFFDPQAPYHALRRAFVGKVRPDTTPPHLTRSVPARHGAPPSARPGSSPASSPASSPGSSPGSVTGPGVHDEAPLPGGC, from the coding sequence GTGCACGTCCTGCTCGTCGCGAGCGCCTTCAACAGTCTCACCCAGCGGGTCCACGCCGAGCTGCGCGATCGCGGCCACAGCGTCGCCGTGGAGCTGGCGCTCCCCCAGGCCGATCTGGCGGCGTCCGTCCGGCACCACCGCCCCGAGCTGATCGTCGCGCCGATGCTGACCTCGGCCGTACCGGAGGAGGTGTGGTCCGCCCACACCTGCCTGATCGTGCACCCCGGTCCGGTCGGGGACCGGGGTCCCTCCTCGCTCGACCGGGGGGTACTGGACGGGGTCCCGCGGTGGGGCGTCACCGTCCTGCAGGCCAACGCGGAGATGGACGCCGGCGACGTGTGGGCCTCGGTGGAGTGCCCCGGGCCGGACCCGGACGGGTCGAAGAGCACCTGGTACCGGGGCGAGGTGGCCGACGCGGCCCTGGAGGCCGTCCTGCTCGCCGTGGACCGCTACGCCGGCGGAACGTACGTCCCCGAGCCGCAGACCGAGGGCCTGGCCCGCCCCCTGCTGCGCCAGGAGCACCGGCGGATCGACTGGCAGCGGGACGGTACCGAGCGGGTGCTGCGCACCTTGCGCGCGGCGGACTCCCGGCCCGGTGTACGGGACGAGCTGCTCGGCGGCGCCTGGTACCTGCACGGCGGCCATCCGGAGGACCGGCTGCGCGGCCGGCCCGGCGAACTGCTGGCGACCAGGGCGGGGGCGATCTGCCGGGCCACCGTCGACGGAGCCGTGTGGATCCCGGAGCTGCGGGCCCACCGCTCCCCGGGGCAGCCGGCCGCGCCCAAACTCCCCGCCGCCCTCGCGCTCGGGGACCTGCTCCCGGAGCTGCCGGAGCTGCCGGAGCCGGCCGCCCCGGCGGAAGCCGGCCGGGGCCCCCGGCCCCGCACCTGGTCCGACATCGGCTATCACGAGGAGGGCGGGGCCGGGTTCCTGTCGTTCTCCTTCCCCGGCGGCGCGATGAGCACCGCCCACTGCCGGCGCCTGCTGGCCGCCTACCGTGCGGCCTGCGCCCGGCCGACTTCGGTGCTCGTGCTCGGCGGTGGACGGGACTTCTTCTCCAACGGGATCCACCTGGGCGTCATCGAGGCCGCCGCGGATCCCGCCGAGGAGTCCTGGGCCAACATCAACGCCATGGACGACCTGGTGGAGGCCGTCCTGACCACCACCGACCGGCTGGTGATCTCCGCGCTGGGCGGCAACGCGGCCGCCGGAGGCGCCGTGCTGGCCCTGGCCGCCGACGAGGTGTGGTGCCGCTCCGGTGTGGTCCTCAATCCGCACTACCGGCTGATGGGCCTGTACGGATCGGAGTTCTGGACGTACACCCTGCCGCGCCGGATCGGCTCCGCCGGTGCGGAGCACCTGACCGCGCAGGCCCTGCCGCTGAGCGCCGGGGCGGCCCGGCGGCTGGGCCTGGTCGACCGGACGGTCGCCTGCCCGCCCGCGCAGTTCGCGGACCGGGCCTCGGCCCTCGCCGCCCGGCTCGCCGGCCACCCCGCCACCGCCTCCCGGATCGCCGTGAAGAAGGCGCGGCGGGAGCTGGACGAGGAGCGGCGGCCGCTGGCCTCCTACCGGGCGGCCGAGCTGGAGCGGATGCGGCGGACCTTCTTCGACCCGCAGGCCCCGTACCACGCGCTGCGCCGGGCCTTCGTGGGCAAGGTGCGCCCGGACACGACCCCGCCGCACCTGACGCGCTCCGTACCGGCCCGGCACGGCGCGCCGCCGTCCGCTCGACCGGGCTCGTCCCCGGCCTCGTCCCCGGCCTCGTCACCGGGTTCGTCCCCGGGCTCCGTCACCGGACCGGGTGTACATGACGAGGCACCCCTCCCCGGCGGGTGCTAG